Proteins found in one Siniperca chuatsi isolate FFG_IHB_CAS linkage group LG22, ASM2008510v1, whole genome shotgun sequence genomic segment:
- the LOC122869847 gene encoding uncharacterized protein LOC122869847, which translates to MFAFYLTCLFLGKTAWTTELKLSSSVHQESGFVSANVGDKVTLRCFYDGDAARLYWYKQTLGQKPNLISTFYKYERNGSFHGEFKKNPRFTLDTENGKNHLKISDLNISDSATYYCASSYTFIFEFSEGITVSVKGSGLNIQASVHQSASETIQPGGSVTLNCTVHTGTCDGEHSVYWFRNSEESHPGLMYTHGGKNDQCERKPNTQTHTCFYNLPLTSLNLSHAGTYYCAVASCGHILFGNGTKLDFKHEVDSLVFVYMLSGALAFTTILVVLLAFSMYKINSSQSTEPQARFSANEEGYQDDLHYVALREIKAKGTRRQRNNTKNECVYSSIKQ; encoded by the exons ATGTTTGCATTCTATCTCACATGTTTGTTCTTGGGGAAAACGg CTTGGACAACTGAACTGAAATTGTCCTCATCTGTGCACCAAGAGAGTGGTTTTGTATCAGCTAATGTTGGAGACAAGGTAACTTTGCGATGTTTTTATGATGGTGATGCTGCAAGGCTTTACTGGTATAAACAAACTCTGGGACAGAAACCGAACCTCATCTCTACCTTCTATAAGTATGAAAGAAATGGCTCTTTTCATGGTGAATTCAAGAAAAATCCACGCTTCACACTGGATACTGAAAATGGTAAAAACCACTTGAAGATCtcagatttaaatatttcagactCAGCTACATACTACTGCGCAAGTAGCTATACGTTTATTTTTGAGTTTTCAGAGGGCATTACTGTCAGTGTAAAGGGTTCAGGTTTGAACATCCAAGCTTCGGTCCATCAGTCAGCATCTGAGACCATCCAGCCAGGAGGCTCTGTGACTCtgaactgtacagtacacactgggACCTGTGATGGAGAACACAGCGTTTACTGGTTCAGGAACTCTGAAGAATCTCATCCAGGACTCATGTACACCCATGGAGGCAAGAATGATCAGTGTGAGAGGAaacccaacacacaaacacacacctgtttctACAACTTGCCACTGACGAGTCTGAATCTTTCTCATGCTGGGACCTACTACTGTGCTGTTGCTTCATGTGGACACATACTGTTTGGAAACGGGACCAAGCTGGACTTTAAGC ATGAGGTGGACTCTCTTGTCTTTGTGTATATGTTGAGTGGCGCTTTGGCATTCACCACCATCCTGGTTGTTTTACTGGCTTTCTCAATGTACAAGATCAACAGCTCCCAATCTACAG AGCCTCAAGCAAGATTTTCTGCAAATGAAGAG GGTTACCAAGACGACCTACATTATGTTGCTTTAAGGGAAATCAAGGCCAAAGGAACAAGAAGACAGAGGAACAACACTAAGAATGAATGCGTGTATTCCAGCATAAAGCAGTAG